The genomic stretch TTTTTTTCCTGCATCAGAGCCACAAACCGTTCAGTAAAGGCATTCAGGATGTCTTTGACTACAATAAAACGTTTGGCGGCTATACAACTCTGCCCGCTGTTGATAAGCCGGCTGCTAACGCATATCTCCGCAGCCCGTTCCACGTCTGCATCGGCCAGCACCACATAGGGATCGCTGCCGCCCAGCTCCAGCACGGTTTTTTTCAGATACGCACCTGCCTGCCGGGCTACAGCTTTTCCCGCTTCTGTGCTGCCGGTAAGCGTTACAGCCTGAATGAATGGATGAGCAATTAAATCTTTTACAGCGGCGGAGCTGACCATCAGTGTCTGAAAAACACCTTCCGGTAATCCGGCCTGCAACATGATTTCCTGGATGGCCAAGGCACAGCCAGGCGCATTGGAAGCGTGTTTTAACACCGCCACATTGCCGGCCATAAGATTGGGAGCCAGAAAACGAAATACCTGCCAGAACGGAAAATTCCACGGCATGATAGCCAGAATAAGCCCCAGCGGTTCAAACGTCACATAGCTGCGTGATGCATCTGTGGGTATTTCCATAGGTTGCAGCATTCCTGCTGCTTCCTGTGCATAATATTCACAAACCCAGGCACATTTTTCAGCTTCCGATCTGCCCTGCGCTACAGGTTTTCCCATTTCAGTTGCCATTAGCTCAGCCCATTCCTGCTTACGGTTCCTGAGTATTTCTGCAGCTTTGCATAGGATCTGTGCCCTCGTTTCAAATGAAGTTTCTTTCCATGATAAAACAGCTTCGCGTGCGAGTTTCAGTTTTTTCTGAATCGTGCTCGTCCCATCCGGACGGTATTTTCTGGTCACTTCTTCTGTTGCAGGATTGATAGCTGTTATCCATTCCATAGGTCAAAGATTTTTTGGATTTTAACGATAAGATAAAATTACGTGTTTTCAACGGATGATCTCATCATTTCCATGTAAACACGATCTTAATTTCTGCTGACAGATAGGAAAACGTATAGCGGTAAACCCTTGACAATCCTGAGAAATAAAATATCTTTGATGATTGTTCTTACAAGTCAAACATCCAATATCATTCTCATGAAGCCACGCATATTTCATTTGTTATCTATCGTTATGATGCTTGCATGTTTTTCATCTGTGCATGCACAGAAAGATCATTTTACCCATCAGGATACATTGCGTGGATCGAATACGCCGCAGCGTGCCTGGTGGGATGTGGTGTATTATGATTTGCATGTGTCATTTCTCATTGATCAGAAACAAATCATGGGATATAATGCCATTACTTATCGGGTTACAGGTCATCCGCAAGATATGCAGATGGATCTGATGGAACCATTGGAAATAGACAGTGTGCTGCAGAATGGCCGTCATCTTGATTTTACACGCGATGGCAATGCTTATTTCATTAAAATACAATCTGCCCAGCCTTTGCATAGTATACAGACCATCAGGATCTACTATCATGGCCAGCCACATGAAGCCACCAATCCGCCCTGGCAAGGTGGTGTAACCTGGACAAAGGATAAGCTGGGCAATCCCTGGGTGGTAACCAGCTGCCAGGGTTTAGGTGCCAGCAGCTGGTGGCCTTGTAAGGATTATTTGGCTGATGAGCCAGACAGCCAGCAGATAGCCATTACTGTTCCGGATACACTTATAGATGTATCAAACGGCCGCCTGCAAAAGATAATCCGTCATCCCAATCATACACGCACCTATGTGTGGTTTGTGGATGATCCGATCAATAACTATGATGTAGCTGTAAACATTGGGAAATATGCACACTGGCAAGATGTGTATAATGGATTGAAAGGTAAGCTTACGCTGGACTACTGGGTAATGCCTTATAATCTGAAACAATCACATGCCCAGTTCAAACAAGTAAAATCCATGCTGAAATGTTTTGAATACTGGTTTGGCCCTTATCCCTGGTATCGTGATGGATATAAGCTGGTGGAAACTCCTTATCTGGGTATGGAACATCAAAGCTGTGTGGCTTATGGCAATGATTATGAAAATGGTTATAAGGGCCGGGATTTGTCGGGCACAGGGTGGGGTTTAAAATGGGATTTTATCATTGTACACGAAAGTGCACACGAATGGTTTGGCAACAACATCACAGATCAGGATATTGCTGATATGTGGATTCATGAATCATTTGCTAATTATGCCGAAGCATTGTACGTGGAATGTCAATACGGTAAACAGGCCGGGGAGGATTATGTCATTGGCTGCAGGCGTCTCATCAGAAATGATCGTCCCATTATCGGACATTATGGTGTGAATGATGAAGGATCAGAGGATATGTATTACAAAGGGGGTAATATGCTGAATATGATCAGACATATAATCGGGAACGACTCACTTTGGCGTGCTATTTTAAGAGGATTGAATCAAACCTTCTGGCATCAGACGGTTACATCCCGGCAGATTGAACAATACATCATCCAAAAAAGCAAAAGTGATCTGCAGCCTGTGTTTGATCAATATTTGCGTACCACACAGATTCCCGAACTGGAATATGTATCCAGGAATGATACACTATGGTATCGCTGGACAAATGTAATTCCGGATTTTCACATGCTAGTAAGGTTTTTTGCTGGCAATCATCCGCTCGTATTGCATGCCACAACCAACTGGCAGCAGATCACATTACCGGTAAGCGGAGTGGATGTATTAAAGATTGACAGAAACTTTTATGTAAACAGCAGAAAGCTTACCCAAATGTAAACAGAAATATCTGTTTCATTTAATCCCGCTAAACCAGTGCTGTGCATTCTTGCCAATCACAGGTATGGGTTTCATGTTGCCGTTAATGGCTGCAATCAATCCGATGAGCCAGAGAATCAGCAATCCGATGTAGAGAAATATCATCAATACACCTATTATCCAACCAAGTACGGGAATAAGAACCAACATCATTTGTGCAATCCAGATGCAGATTCCTATGATATACAATCCAATCGTCTGCCTGAGGTGAAATGCGCCCAGTTCCGATTTTTCATTATTATGCATGACGTAGGCGATTACCCATCCGATGATAGTCAGGTAACTCAGGACGGATACCATTTTTCCGTTTTCGGAAGTAGTACCCTGGGTGGAATGTGTCTGTTCCATGGTATATTATTTTAAGGTTAACAATGCATGCTCCTGATATATTATATTTCATGTACTTGTGTAATGCCATGCAGCGTGTTATCACTTATGCATCAGATAAACAATATTATCTCCAACCTATTGTATGAAGAATTATTCCATCTTTTTTATTTTGAATGAGCCACTTACTTTGTAGAGATGAGTTGGTAAAGATTCTACTTCATTACCATTATCAGTCAATATACCCG from Thermoflavifilum aggregans encodes the following:
- a CDS encoding NAD-dependent succinate-semialdehyde dehydrogenase, translated to MEWITAINPATEEVTRKYRPDGTSTIQKKLKLAREAVLSWKETSFETRAQILCKAAEILRNRKQEWAELMATEMGKPVAQGRSEAEKCAWVCEYYAQEAAGMLQPMEIPTDASRSYVTFEPLGLILAIMPWNFPFWQVFRFLAPNLMAGNVAVLKHASNAPGCALAIQEIMLQAGLPEGVFQTLMVSSAAVKDLIAHPFIQAVTLTGSTEAGKAVARQAGAYLKKTVLELGGSDPYVVLADADVERAAEICVSSRLINSGQSCIAAKRFIVVKDILNAFTERFVALMQEKNMGDPLQENTDIGPLARTDLRNQLHRQVQRSIQAGAKCLIGGKVPRLKGAFYPPTVLTQVKKGMPAFDEELFGPVAAIIAAKDEQEAIQLANQTSFGLGAAVFTRDLQKGEQIAAHQLQAGNCFVNALVKSDPRLPFGGIKSSGYGRELGLFGIREFVNIKTVYIA
- a CDS encoding M1 family metallopeptidase, with the protein product MIVLTSQTSNIILMKPRIFHLLSIVMMLACFSSVHAQKDHFTHQDTLRGSNTPQRAWWDVVYYDLHVSFLIDQKQIMGYNAITYRVTGHPQDMQMDLMEPLEIDSVLQNGRHLDFTRDGNAYFIKIQSAQPLHSIQTIRIYYHGQPHEATNPPWQGGVTWTKDKLGNPWVVTSCQGLGASSWWPCKDYLADEPDSQQIAITVPDTLIDVSNGRLQKIIRHPNHTRTYVWFVDDPINNYDVAVNIGKYAHWQDVYNGLKGKLTLDYWVMPYNLKQSHAQFKQVKSMLKCFEYWFGPYPWYRDGYKLVETPYLGMEHQSCVAYGNDYENGYKGRDLSGTGWGLKWDFIIVHESAHEWFGNNITDQDIADMWIHESFANYAEALYVECQYGKQAGEDYVIGCRRLIRNDRPIIGHYGVNDEGSEDMYYKGGNMLNMIRHIIGNDSLWRAILRGLNQTFWHQTVTSRQIEQYIIQKSKSDLQPVFDQYLRTTQIPELEYVSRNDTLWYRWTNVIPDFHMLVRFFAGNHPLVLHATTNWQQITLPVSGVDVLKIDRNFYVNSRKLTQM
- a CDS encoding DUF4870 domain-containing protein, which codes for MEQTHSTQGTTSENGKMVSVLSYLTIIGWVIAYVMHNNEKSELGAFHLRQTIGLYIIGICIWIAQMMLVLIPVLGWIIGVLMIFLYIGLLILWLIGLIAAINGNMKPIPVIGKNAQHWFSGIK